One Thermococcus sp. DNA window includes the following coding sequences:
- the rtcA gene encoding RNA 3'-terminal phosphate cyclase, producing the protein MEWVEINGSYGEGGGQILRTAVALSVITGRPVRIYNIRANRPNPGLRTQHLHGILALKELSNARVRGAQVGSTRLEFIPGKAEPKHIRVPIKTAGSITLVLQALLPAMAFTGGSFEVTGGTDVPWSPPVDYLKNVTLFALERMGLRIRLKIKRRGHYPKGGGLVVGEVEPWEERKPLIALEWRKIERFAGISHATNLPAHVAERQANAAEERLRSFYSVPVEIEREVSRSLGPGSGIVVWAETDSLRLGGDALGKRGKPAEVVGREAADELLEGLTPRKAVDKFLGDQLIPFLAFTGGEIGVAEITSHLVTNVWVVERFLGKIFEVEGEVGEPGVVRVVKRAEV; encoded by the coding sequence ATGGAGTGGGTTGAAATAAACGGTTCCTACGGCGAGGGCGGGGGCCAGATACTCAGAACGGCGGTGGCTCTGTCCGTAATAACAGGAAGACCCGTGAGGATATACAACATCCGCGCCAACAGACCCAACCCGGGGCTAAGGACACAGCACCTCCACGGGATTCTGGCTTTGAAGGAGCTGAGCAACGCGAGGGTTAGGGGCGCTCAGGTAGGCTCAACGAGGCTTGAGTTCATTCCCGGTAAGGCGGAACCGAAGCACATTCGCGTTCCGATAAAAACAGCGGGCAGTATAACCCTCGTCCTCCAGGCTTTACTTCCGGCTATGGCCTTCACCGGGGGTAGCTTCGAGGTGACCGGAGGGACCGACGTGCCCTGGAGCCCGCCCGTTGATTACCTCAAGAACGTCACGCTCTTTGCCCTTGAGAGAATGGGGTTGAGAATTAGGCTCAAGATAAAGAGGAGGGGCCATTACCCGAAGGGTGGCGGTCTGGTAGTTGGGGAAGTTGAACCCTGGGAGGAGAGGAAACCCCTCATAGCCCTTGAGTGGAGGAAAATCGAACGCTTCGCTGGGATAAGCCACGCCACCAACTTGCCAGCCCACGTCGCTGAGAGGCAGGCAAATGCTGCCGAGGAAAGGCTGAGGAGCTTTTACAGCGTTCCCGTCGAAATAGAGAGGGAAGTTTCGCGCTCTCTCGGACCGGGAAGCGGAATAGTGGTTTGGGCCGAGACTGACTCGCTGAGGCTCGGCGGTGATGCTCTTGGAAAGCGCGGTAAGCCGGCGGAAGTAGTAGGCAGGGAAGCGGCCGATGAGTTGCTGGAAGGGCTAACGCCGAGAAAGGCCGTTGACAAATTCCTCGGCGACCAGCTGATACCCTTCTTGGCCTTCACGGGTGGAGAGATTGGCGTTGCCGAAATCACGAGCCACCTTGTGACGAACGTCTGGGTCGTGGAGAGGTTTTTGGGTAAAATCTTCGAGGTTGAGGGCGAAGTTGGGGAGCCGGGAGTTGTGAGGGTTGTGAAGAGGGCAGAAGTCTGA